The following proteins are co-located in the Polystyrenella longa genome:
- a CDS encoding sulfatase-like hydrolase/transferase encodes MRILRRRLLLIVILFVISLLPWSTSNAKGATRPNIVLVFIDDMGWGDFSCFGNKDATTPNIDRMSSEGIAFEQFYVNSPICSPSRVAISTGTYPQRWGITSYLAHREQNKKRGMANWLDPKAPMLARSLQQAGYSTGHFGKWHMGGQRDVTDAPEITEYGFDESLTNFEGMGANLLPLTINKQGETGRIWQDAVNLGEPVIWMQRSEITSGFVDAALTFIERAKMEEKPFYVNLWPDDVHSPYWPSYERIKQTNNKRELYLAVLEEMDKQFGKLFDFIRSDDDLRNNTIVLICSDNGPEKGAGQAGPFKGFKTHLYEGGIRSSLIVWAPGMTPDDAAGSVNKESVFSAIDLAPSLLDMAGIQSRSTVELDGENILSTLLGKSTTSRKSPLFFSRPPDRKSYYGFKNLPDLAVRHGKWKLLCDYDGSRPQLYDVIADPGETTSLAESNTKQSKVLSDLVVNWYRSMPASRSSD; translated from the coding sequence ATGAGAATTTTACGACGTAGATTATTATTGATCGTGATCCTGTTTGTGATCTCCCTTCTCCCTTGGTCCACTTCAAATGCGAAGGGGGCCACTCGTCCCAATATCGTACTTGTGTTTATTGACGATATGGGTTGGGGCGATTTCTCATGTTTCGGGAATAAAGATGCCACGACCCCGAACATTGACCGAATGTCTTCAGAAGGGATTGCCTTCGAACAGTTTTATGTCAACTCTCCGATTTGCTCTCCATCTCGGGTGGCGATTTCAACGGGAACTTATCCCCAACGATGGGGCATTACATCTTACTTGGCCCATCGAGAGCAAAACAAGAAAAGAGGAATGGCGAACTGGCTGGATCCCAAGGCCCCGATGCTCGCACGCAGCCTGCAGCAAGCGGGGTACTCCACAGGCCATTTCGGTAAGTGGCATATGGGAGGTCAGCGTGATGTCACCGATGCACCTGAAATCACAGAATACGGCTTCGATGAATCATTGACGAACTTCGAAGGAATGGGGGCCAATCTTTTGCCTTTAACGATTAACAAACAAGGCGAAACGGGGCGAATCTGGCAGGACGCTGTCAATCTCGGAGAACCGGTCATTTGGATGCAGCGATCTGAAATCACGTCGGGGTTCGTCGATGCCGCGTTGACATTTATCGAACGCGCAAAAATGGAAGAAAAACCTTTTTATGTCAACCTTTGGCCCGATGACGTGCACAGCCCTTATTGGCCCTCTTACGAACGGATCAAACAAACAAATAACAAACGTGAACTCTACCTCGCCGTTCTGGAGGAGATGGACAAACAGTTCGGGAAACTGTTCGATTTCATCAGAAGCGATGATGACCTGCGAAACAACACCATTGTGCTGATCTGCTCCGACAACGGTCCGGAGAAAGGTGCAGGTCAAGCTGGCCCCTTCAAAGGTTTCAAAACTCATCTTTATGAAGGAGGTATTCGGTCCTCGTTGATTGTATGGGCACCAGGAATGACTCCCGACGATGCCGCAGGCTCGGTCAACAAAGAGTCCGTCTTTTCCGCCATAGATTTGGCTCCCTCGTTATTGGATATGGCCGGTATTCAGAGTAGGTCGACTGTGGAGTTGGATGGGGAGAATATCCTAAGTACCCTTCTAGGAAAATCGACTACATCAAGAAAATCTCCTCTCTTCTTCAGCCGCCCCCCAGACCGCAAAAGCTATTACGGATTTAAGAACCTGCCCGACCTGGCAGTACGCCACGGCAAATGGAAACTGCTCTGCGACTATGACGGTTCCCGCCCCCAACTCTACGACGTCATCGCAGACCCTGGAGAAACGACTTCATTAGCTGAATCCAATACCAAACAATCGAAAGTGTTAAGTGACCTGGTCGTAAACTGGTACCGTTCCATGCCAGCGAGTCGGTCGAGCGATTGA
- a CDS encoding transporter substrate-binding domain-containing protein, which produces MLLLIIPAIGLGQEDGQDDEAVDVQPQLEVPDKLIVATREVPPFAMRNADGQWSGISIELLRAIQAELEYKSGHEVAIEFKVLSLAEMLDAIENSEVDLAAAALTMNYDREKRMDFTHSFHTSGLGIAVGSKQRGSGWSGIIEAVFSKTFMRIVAGLFLAMLISAVGIYLFERRHNREQFNKGWIRGISAGMWWAAVTLTTVGYGDKVPRTLGGRMIGLVWMFAGLFIIAGFTAAVTSALTLTELRGRISGPADLSKAKVATVTGSTSVDYLRSRHIMSTKHPDVDSALASLATHKCDAVVYDAPILKYQAYQNYSGEVFVLPVTFERQSYAFALPSESPLREVINQVLLRQTSNPSWEDILAGYFGEQE; this is translated from the coding sequence ATGCTCCTACTAATAATCCCTGCCATCGGTTTAGGACAGGAAGATGGTCAGGATGATGAAGCTGTCGACGTTCAACCGCAGCTCGAAGTTCCGGACAAGCTCATCGTCGCCACCCGAGAAGTCCCTCCATTTGCCATGCGGAATGCAGACGGACAATGGTCGGGAATCAGTATTGAACTTCTTCGTGCGATTCAGGCAGAACTCGAATACAAATCCGGTCATGAAGTCGCCATCGAATTTAAAGTCCTTTCTCTGGCAGAAATGCTGGATGCCATTGAAAACTCGGAAGTCGATCTGGCTGCTGCCGCACTTACGATGAACTACGACCGTGAAAAACGCATGGACTTCACCCACTCCTTTCACACCTCCGGCCTCGGAATTGCCGTCGGTTCGAAACAACGTGGATCTGGATGGTCTGGGATTATCGAGGCCGTGTTCTCGAAAACCTTCATGCGCATCGTCGCAGGTCTATTTCTCGCAATGCTGATCAGTGCCGTGGGTATTTACCTGTTTGAAAGACGCCATAACCGAGAGCAGTTCAATAAGGGCTGGATCAGAGGGATCTCCGCCGGTATGTGGTGGGCGGCCGTAACCTTGACCACTGTAGGCTACGGTGACAAAGTCCCCAGAACTTTGGGTGGCCGCATGATTGGCCTGGTTTGGATGTTTGCCGGCCTCTTCATCATTGCCGGATTCACTGCCGCAGTGACCTCGGCTCTGACTTTAACGGAACTTCGCGGACGCATCAGTGGCCCCGCGGATTTATCGAAAGCGAAGGTCGCCACAGTCACAGGTTCAACCTCCGTCGATTACCTTCGATCACGACACATCATGTCAACGAAACATCCCGACGTCGACTCTGCTCTGGCCAGCCTGGCTACCCACAAATGCGACGCGGTTGTGTACGACGCCCCCATCCTGAAATATCAGGCCTACCAGAATTACTCCGGCGAAGTCTTCGTACTGCCCGTCACCTTCGAACGCCAAAGCTACGCCTTCGCCCTCCCCAGCGAAAGCCCCCTGCGTGAAGTGATTAATCAGGTCCTGTTAAGACAAACCTCTAATCCCAGTTGGGAAGATATTCTGGCAGGGTACTTCGGAGAGCAAGAGTAG
- a CDS encoding transporter substrate-binding domain-containing protein, translated as MMDSLFRPALLTIVILGMSTWSTTLRAQEPSVQTETLTANGDREILQVGTKQSPPFAIKNPDGSWTGISIELWRHLAHELNLEFEFQELTLDEMLTKLEAGELDAAVAAISVTSDRHERVGFCHPHYSTGLGIAVNSREQTSPWVLVQRIVSSRLIKLVLAMICLVIVCGLLFWQFERKQNTAMFGGKRRQGIGMGVWWSTTLLLGHKGVVPASKMGRILATIAMITSIVILSILTGVITSVLTVQQLDSGIARVTDLHHVRVATVASSTSSDYLRQRRIFFREYNTPQEAIQSVDTDKADAVVYDAALLKYLASEEFSNRIDVLPVLFNVQEYAIALQADSKLRKPLNEELLRYRESDAWEELLYRYLGD; from the coding sequence ATGATGGATTCGCTGTTCCGCCCGGCACTGTTGACTATAGTCATTTTAGGGATGTCAACTTGGTCAACCACGCTGAGAGCGCAGGAACCATCCGTTCAGACAGAAACCCTGACTGCAAACGGAGACAGAGAGATCCTTCAAGTCGGGACGAAACAAAGTCCACCATTCGCTATCAAGAACCCGGACGGCTCATGGACCGGGATTAGTATCGAACTCTGGAGACATCTTGCACATGAGTTAAATTTGGAGTTTGAGTTTCAGGAACTGACTCTAGACGAGATGCTTACCAAGTTGGAAGCGGGTGAGCTCGACGCTGCAGTTGCCGCGATCAGCGTCACATCAGATCGTCATGAACGAGTCGGGTTCTGTCATCCACACTATTCAACAGGGTTGGGCATTGCAGTTAACTCACGGGAACAGACCAGTCCCTGGGTGCTGGTGCAGCGGATCGTATCCAGTCGCCTAATCAAGCTTGTTTTGGCGATGATCTGTCTCGTCATCGTTTGCGGTCTGTTATTCTGGCAGTTTGAAAGAAAGCAAAACACCGCTATGTTCGGTGGGAAACGCAGGCAGGGGATCGGCATGGGGGTCTGGTGGTCTACGACTTTATTGCTGGGACACAAGGGAGTTGTTCCTGCCAGCAAGATGGGACGCATACTCGCCACCATTGCGATGATTACCAGTATCGTCATTCTATCCATTCTGACCGGGGTCATCACCTCCGTTCTCACAGTTCAGCAACTCGATTCCGGAATCGCCCGGGTGACGGATCTGCATCACGTTCGTGTGGCGACGGTGGCCTCAAGTACCAGTTCCGATTACCTGAGGCAACGGCGTATCTTCTTTCGAGAATATAATACACCGCAAGAAGCGATTCAGTCTGTCGACACCGACAAGGCCGATGCCGTTGTTTACGACGCCGCGTTACTGAAATATCTGGCAAGCGAGGAGTTCAGCAACCGGATCGATGTGCTGCCTGTCTTGTTCAACGTGCAGGAATACGCAATCGCCCTTCAAGCCGACAGCAAACTTCGCAAACCACTCAACGAAGAACTTCTGCGTTACCGGGAAAGCGATGCCTGGGAAGAGCTGCTGTATCGATATTTAGGAGATTAA